The Crocinitomicaceae bacterium genome includes a region encoding these proteins:
- a CDS encoding RNA methyltransferase, with translation MALEITSIKNPRIKFLQSLEKSRDRKESQSFMIEGIREISLAQQSGYEFTAIYVCEAVYVPDAQYPIELTADDILHVTEDVFAHIAYRENSGGIIAVAKMKALLLDDIKPKSNGLYLILERVEKPGNMGAMLRTADAAGLDGVIICDQSTDFFNPNVVRSSVGCLFTVPVAAASNDEVLAWCHQGGIKLFAAALTAKKSCYEADFINSTAILMGSESEGLSTFWLKQADEQILIPMKGKIDSMNVSNAAAILLFEAIRQRSVK, from the coding sequence ATGGCGCTGGAAATAACGAGTATAAAAAATCCGCGAATTAAATTTCTCCAATCGTTGGAAAAATCCAGAGACAGAAAAGAGAGTCAATCTTTCATGATTGAAGGAATACGGGAAATTTCTCTGGCTCAACAAAGCGGGTATGAATTCACTGCCATCTATGTTTGTGAAGCGGTGTATGTGCCAGATGCACAATATCCCATTGAGCTAACAGCTGATGATATTTTACATGTGACTGAAGATGTTTTTGCCCATATTGCATATCGTGAAAATTCAGGGGGAATTATCGCAGTTGCAAAAATGAAAGCCCTGTTACTTGATGATATAAAACCAAAGTCAAATGGTTTGTATTTGATACTGGAACGAGTTGAAAAACCCGGCAACATGGGCGCCATGTTACGCACCGCAGATGCCGCAGGATTGGATGGTGTAATTATTTGTGATCAATCAACAGATTTTTTTAATCCTAATGTAGTGCGTTCAAGTGTTGGATGTTTGTTTACTGTTCCGGTAGCTGCGGCATCTAATGATGAAGTATTAGCTTGGTGTCATCAGGGCGGAATCAAACTTTTTGCAGCTGCATTAACTGCAAAAAAATCTTGTTATGAAGCTGATTTTATAAATAGCACAGCCATCTTAATGGGATCAGAATCAGAAGGACTTTCAACATTTTGGCTGAAGCAGGCAGACGAGCAAATATTAATTCCAATGAAAGGAAAAATTGATTCCATGAACGTGTCAAACGCAGCCGCAATTTTATTGTTTGAAGCTATTCGGCAAAGAAGTGTGAAATAA
- a CDS encoding N-acetyltransferase has translation MISLESDCTLHVISAKHPIKKFDCSNPDLNDFFCNEALKYQDQLLGETYFFRLKTSNKIVCAFTIANDSIKVFDLPNSRKKKVSKSVPREKIMRSFPALLIGRLGVDSEFASQSVGTQLLDFIKSFALIEFKNRCRFLLVDAYNNEKALNFYIKNEFWFVFSTEEQEKEYYSQINSGELKTRFMCFDLLTWKNALK, from the coding sequence ATGATTAGTTTAGAAAGTGATTGCACTTTACACGTTATTTCTGCCAAGCACCCAATTAAAAAATTTGATTGCAGCAACCCTGATCTGAACGATTTTTTCTGCAATGAGGCACTAAAGTATCAAGACCAACTTTTGGGTGAAACCTATTTTTTCAGATTAAAAACTTCAAACAAAATTGTCTGTGCATTCACTATTGCAAATGATAGTATCAAAGTGTTTGATCTACCTAACAGCAGAAAGAAGAAGGTTAGTAAATCTGTTCCTCGTGAAAAAATAATGCGATCATTTCCAGCTTTGTTGATTGGGCGTCTGGGGGTTGACTCCGAATTCGCCTCGCAATCGGTCGGCACACAGTTATTGGATTTCATCAAATCATTTGCCCTCATTGAATTTAAAAACAGATGCAGGTTCTTGCTGGTGGATGCTTACAATAACGAAAAAGCATTAAATTTTTACATCAAAAATGAATTCTGGTTTGTGTTTTCAACTGAAGAACAAGAAAAAGAATATTACAGTCAAATAAATTCAGGAGAATTAAAAACCAGATTCATGTGTTTTGATCTTCTAACCTGGAAAAATGCATTAAAATAA
- a CDS encoding toxin-antitoxin system YwqK family antitoxin, with the protein MQQETKNKKTSVQLVFILMILFMIQGCGDSNRHPVIGGGYGIGEKVNEKREGYWKFYGDNDSLKAEGNYINNLAQGEWKFYHSNGTLQEQSIWTNDLVNGPITTWHENGKIHYKGKFIMNKKDGYWEYYYTDGSLMQQEYYVNGREDSTWTWYYPTGGIEQIQTFRDSAVSGPFVKYFENGNKQMEGNYFFNQQDGDWYTYYEDGTLQDHSIYKNGKLNGHAIGYHANSMTRFEGNYINDLEEGIITWYYDNGKKQVEGNYTKGMENGTFTYYTIEGKVNYTRTYVNGTELLDNTVE; encoded by the coding sequence ATGCAGCAAGAAACCAAAAATAAAAAAACGTCAGTTCAACTTGTTTTTATTCTCATGATACTATTCATGATACAAGGTTGTGGTGACTCCAACAGGCATCCTGTGATTGGTGGAGGTTACGGCATTGGAGAAAAGGTGAATGAAAAACGTGAAGGCTACTGGAAATTTTATGGTGATAATGATTCGCTAAAGGCTGAAGGAAATTATATAAACAACTTGGCTCAAGGCGAATGGAAATTTTATCACTCCAACGGAACGCTGCAAGAACAAAGTATTTGGACCAATGATTTAGTCAATGGGCCTATCACCACTTGGCATGAAAATGGAAAAATTCATTACAAGGGCAAATTCATCATGAATAAAAAAGATGGTTATTGGGAATATTATTATACTGATGGAAGTTTGATGCAACAAGAATATTACGTAAACGGACGCGAAGATTCAACTTGGACGTGGTATTATCCAACCGGTGGTATTGAGCAAATTCAAACTTTCAGAGATAGCGCTGTCAGCGGACCCTTCGTAAAATATTTTGAAAATGGCAACAAGCAAATGGAAGGTAATTATTTTTTCAACCAGCAAGATGGTGACTGGTACACCTATTATGAAGACGGCACCCTGCAAGATCACTCAATTTATAAAAACGGAAAACTTAACGGGCACGCTATCGGATATCACGCCAACAGCATGACACGCTTTGAAGGCAATTATATCAATGATTTAGAAGAAGGAATTATCACCTGGTATTATGATAACGGAAAAAAACAAGTGGAAGGAAATTATACTAAAGGAATGGAAAACGGTACCTTTACCTACTACACCATAGAAGGTAAAGTGAATTATACCCGAACCTATGTAAACGGAACTGAATTACTTGATAATACCGTAGAGTAA
- the bioB gene encoding biotin synthase BioB, with translation MKINREFATQEAALKLYHSPLMDLIYQAATIHRQYHNPNEVQMSSLISIKTGGCAEDCSYCPQSAKYHTDLDVKPLMTVDEVLGLAANAKANGSSRVCMGAAWRNVRDNRDFDRVLDMVKGINTMGMEVCATLGMLTAQQAEKLKNAGLYAYNHNLDSSREFYKDIISTREYDERIETIHHVRKAGIAVCSGGIIGMGERVEDRIGLLLTYVLMEQPPESIPINALVAVEGTPLENQQEVPVWEMVRMIATARILFPQSIIRLSAGRTQMSKEAQALCFMAGASSVFAGDKLLTTPNPSFNEDQELFTILGMKPKAPFVDGEQPKIIDDKNEKENACEQKIKSSSSSANKGESGSFQPRKIVVE, from the coding sequence ATGAAAATCAATCGTGAATTTGCAACACAAGAGGCAGCGCTTAAATTATACCATAGCCCATTGATGGATTTAATATATCAGGCCGCTACCATTCACAGACAATATCACAACCCTAACGAGGTGCAAATGAGTTCACTCATTTCAATAAAAACCGGAGGCTGCGCTGAAGACTGCAGTTATTGTCCGCAATCAGCAAAATACCATACTGATTTAGATGTAAAACCACTCATGACAGTTGATGAGGTATTAGGTCTTGCTGCCAATGCCAAAGCCAACGGCTCATCCCGCGTATGCATGGGAGCCGCCTGGAGAAACGTGCGTGATAACCGCGATTTTGACCGTGTGCTTGACATGGTAAAAGGCATCAACACCATGGGCATGGAAGTGTGCGCAACCTTGGGTATGCTCACGGCACAACAAGCTGAAAAATTAAAAAACGCAGGCCTCTACGCTTACAATCACAACCTTGATTCATCGCGTGAATTTTATAAAGACATTATTTCAACGCGTGAATATGATGAGCGTATTGAAACCATTCATCACGTGCGCAAAGCAGGCATTGCAGTTTGCTCGGGCGGAATCATAGGCATGGGTGAGCGCGTTGAAGACCGCATCGGCTTATTACTTACCTATGTGTTAATGGAGCAGCCACCTGAATCAATTCCAATCAACGCACTGGTAGCTGTTGAGGGCACACCACTTGAAAATCAACAAGAGGTTCCGGTATGGGAAATGGTGCGCATGATTGCAACTGCACGCATCCTTTTTCCTCAATCCATTATTCGTTTATCAGCCGGTCGCACGCAAATGTCTAAAGAGGCGCAGGCACTCTGTTTTATGGCAGGTGCATCATCTGTTTTTGCAGGTGATAAATTGCTTACCACTCCTAATCCGTCGTTTAATGAAGACCAGGAACTCTTCACTATTTTAGGCATGAAACCCAAAGCACCTTTTGTTGATGGTGAACAACCTAAAATTATAGATGACAAAAATGAAAAAGAAAACGCCTGTGAACAAAAAATAAAAAGTTCTTCATCATCTGCTAACAAAGGTGAAAGCGGCAGTTTTCAGCCTCGCAAAATTGTTGTTGAGTAA
- the recF gene encoding DNA replication/repair protein RecF, producing the protein MHLARISLVNFKNYLQADLEFTDGINVFTGDNGAGKTNLLDAIYYLCFCKSFLNPIDSQNIRNSEKFFLVQGLFQSSEKETEISCSVQHGQKKKVKRNKKEYDKLADHIGAFPAVVISPYDTNLISEGSDTRRRFIDSIISQFDKTYLDTLLRYNKVLDQRNALLKQFYDQRLFDAESIDVWTHQLVELGQVIYEKRQHFLSAFIPVFQKYFDLISNHREEIHIEYRSQLSDHDFTSELKNSERRDMQSGYTSVGIHKDDLIFLIHQQPVKKFGSQGQQKSFLVALKLAQFELISQLLGMKPLLLLDDIFDKLDHQRVTHLMQLVSDHAFGQVFVTDTDLDRIKKVFSSSGFTQRIFKVEGGNIEQTI; encoded by the coding sequence ATGCATCTTGCGCGCATTTCATTAGTTAATTTTAAAAATTATCTGCAGGCTGATTTAGAGTTTACAGATGGTATCAATGTATTTACCGGTGATAATGGCGCAGGCAAAACAAATTTGCTTGATGCTATTTATTATCTCTGCTTCTGTAAAAGTTTTCTCAATCCAATAGATAGTCAGAATATTCGCAACAGTGAAAAGTTTTTTTTAGTGCAAGGCCTATTCCAATCATCAGAAAAAGAAACTGAAATATCATGCAGTGTTCAGCACGGTCAGAAAAAAAAAGTAAAACGCAATAAAAAAGAATACGATAAACTGGCTGATCATATTGGTGCTTTTCCTGCGGTAGTTATTTCACCTTATGACACCAATTTAATCAGTGAAGGCAGTGATACCCGCCGCCGTTTTATTGACAGCATCATTTCACAATTTGACAAAACTTATCTTGACACCTTGTTGCGTTATAACAAGGTGCTTGATCAGCGCAACGCATTGCTCAAACAATTTTATGATCAGCGTTTGTTTGATGCTGAAAGTATTGATGTGTGGACCCATCAATTGGTTGAACTTGGTCAGGTCATTTATGAAAAACGACAACATTTTTTATCCGCTTTCATCCCTGTTTTTCAAAAATATTTTGATCTTATTTCCAATCACCGTGAAGAAATTCATATTGAATACCGCAGTCAGTTAAGTGATCATGATTTTACATCTGAATTAAAAAACAGTGAACGGCGTGATATGCAAAGTGGCTACACGTCTGTAGGCATTCATAAAGATGATCTTATCTTTCTTATTCACCAGCAACCCGTTAAAAAATTTGGTTCGCAAGGGCAGCAAAAATCTTTCTTAGTTGCACTTAAATTAGCCCAATTTGAACTCATCAGTCAACTCCTTGGTATGAAACCACTCTTGTTGCTTGATGATATTTTTGATAAATTAGATCATCAACGCGTAACACACCTCATGCAGTTAGTATCTGACCACGCATTTGGGCAAGTATTTGTAACTGATACTGACCTTGATCGCATTAAAAAAGTATTTTCATCCAGCGGCTTTACGCAGCGTATTTTTAAAGTAGAAGGAGGCAACATTGAGCAGACGATCTGA
- a CDS encoding DUF721 domain-containing protein, with translation MKIAIEQYLKAMGIDRKLFETSILAKWPQLMGDAVAQRTDSKEIREGILYLKINSSVMRNELFQMRSVIIKRVNEAAGFELITDVYFS, from the coding sequence ATGAAAATAGCCATTGAACAATACCTCAAAGCCATGGGCATTGATCGTAAATTGTTTGAAACTTCCATACTTGCCAAATGGCCTCAATTAATGGGTGATGCCGTAGCACAGCGCACTGATTCAAAAGAAATTCGTGAAGGCATTCTTTACCTAAAAATAAATTCCTCTGTCATGCGCAATGAACTTTTTCAAATGCGTTCAGTCATCATCAAGCGGGTGAATGAGGCTGCAGGTTTTGAATTAATTACTGACGTATATTTCAGTTAA
- a CDS encoding cation:proton antiporter, translating to MTQTIIIAICSLLLIAYIFDLTASKTKVPSVILLLLLGWFVRQVTSFFYLELPDFTEVLPVLGTIGLILIVLEGSLEVEMNKSKLRLMSKSVFGALLSLVAMSFLMAFLFYYYGNFSFRLSLINAIPIAVISSAIAIPSVRNLDKKQREFIVYESSFSDIFGVLLFNFIALNEVYDFAAFSYFGLEVLIMGIVSFIATLGLAILLKRIEHHIKFVPIILLVILIYAIAKSFHLPSLIFILLFGLFIGNLDELKQFKWIKRLDPAELNKEVKRFKELTGEATFLVRALFFLLFGYLIETAEILNMETLMWSFGIVGIIFAIRVIQLKLSGMPLNPALFISPRGLITILLFLSIDQAQQIPIVNRSVIIQVIILTALIMMFGLMVARKNVDISETEKKKSH from the coding sequence ATGACTCAGACTATCATAATTGCCATTTGTTCATTACTGCTAATTGCTTATATTTTTGATTTAACTGCATCAAAAACTAAGGTGCCGTCAGTTATTTTATTGCTTTTGTTAGGTTGGTTTGTTAGGCAGGTTACTTCATTTTTTTATTTAGAATTACCTGATTTTACTGAAGTATTACCTGTGCTTGGTACTATTGGTTTGATTTTAATTGTGTTGGAAGGATCATTGGAAGTTGAGATGAACAAATCTAAATTAAGATTGATGAGTAAATCAGTTTTTGGTGCATTGCTTTCACTGGTTGCTATGTCTTTTTTAATGGCATTTTTATTTTATTATTACGGGAATTTTTCATTTAGACTTAGTTTGATAAATGCTATTCCTATTGCTGTAATCAGCAGTGCTATTGCAATTCCCAGTGTACGCAATTTGGATAAAAAACAGCGTGAATTCATTGTGTATGAAAGTAGTTTCTCAGATATTTTTGGTGTACTACTTTTCAATTTTATTGCACTGAATGAGGTGTATGATTTTGCTGCTTTTAGTTATTTTGGACTAGAGGTGTTGATTATGGGTATTGTTTCATTTATTGCAACATTAGGGCTTGCAATATTGCTGAAGCGCATTGAACACCACATTAAATTTGTGCCCATTATATTATTGGTGATATTAATTTATGCCATTGCAAAATCATTTCATTTACCATCACTGATTTTTATTTTGTTGTTTGGATTATTTATTGGCAATTTGGATGAACTGAAACAATTCAAATGGATTAAAAGGCTAGACCCGGCAGAATTAAACAAAGAGGTTAAGCGGTTTAAAGAGCTCACCGGTGAGGCAACATTTTTGGTGCGCGCCCTGTTTTTTTTACTGTTTGGATATTTGATTGAAACTGCTGAAATATTAAATATGGAAACCCTTATGTGGTCGTTTGGTATTGTTGGAATTATTTTTGCCATCAGGGTGATTCAACTCAAATTGTCAGGTATGCCGCTGAACCCGGCCTTATTTATTTCGCCGAGAGGCTTAATTACTATTTTACTTTTTTTATCAATTGACCAGGCACAACAAATACCTATTGTCAACCGATCAGTAATAATTCAGGTGATTATTTTAACAGCACTTATTATGATGTTTGGTTTGATGGTGGCAAGAAAAAATGTAGATATTTCAGAAACTGAGAAAAAGAAAAGTCACTGA
- a CDS encoding DUF839 domain-containing protein: MQQFILSLIVVLFFGCAGEKNVNNNSNQDTTSAVTVTVDTVPQFTSLESNFTTDSLLLPDGFRYKILFREEFDLVTRADGKQFPAKGSFDLSVFIPDKSSPDTKGKLYISHETRAANADLGDGGGATVFDIELKNGSWEVTGEFKHVDFSGVGGTDRNCGGSISPNGTVFTCEEVWAPNTGVLWSNGQGHTDTSFQNGRPLWQNMGYVVEVDPHTGKAIKKHWKMGRYVHEDIQFMSDGTTVYLTDDNSPGVFLKFIATKPNQYEDGQLYAYKQSADGQGGDWIALPMDTVSLINCTKIAMEKGASMFIRHEWMQEVNGKIYITETGEDMFDWTDGISKGGTVPDYVMTGLHRQGNEFDDPFGRILAFDPQTNSMRSYLEGGFFSDSSGCFSNPDCITSVTLGGRTYLVFCEDINGADRGRAGADNKTFFNELYFLDMSIENPTVDDLMRFAVTPKGTEGTGVIFLPDGSMILNIMHPDKANPAPFNRSCTVLIEGFRK, translated from the coding sequence ATGCAACAATTTATTTTAAGTCTGATTGTAGTTTTATTTTTTGGCTGCGCCGGAGAAAAAAATGTAAACAATAATTCTAATCAAGATACCACGTCTGCGGTAACTGTAACTGTTGACACCGTTCCGCAGTTCACGTCGCTTGAATCAAATTTTACAACGGATTCACTTTTATTACCAGATGGATTCAGGTATAAAATTTTATTCAGAGAAGAATTTGATTTGGTTACCCGCGCTGATGGAAAACAATTCCCGGCTAAAGGAAGTTTTGATTTGTCAGTTTTTATTCCGGATAAATCATCACCTGATACTAAAGGAAAATTATACATATCACATGAAACACGCGCCGCTAATGCTGATCTGGGAGATGGAGGAGGCGCAACAGTTTTTGACATTGAACTTAAAAATGGAAGTTGGGAAGTAACCGGTGAATTTAAACATGTTGATTTTTCAGGCGTTGGAGGAACAGATAGAAATTGCGGCGGAAGTATTTCACCCAACGGAACGGTATTTACCTGTGAAGAGGTGTGGGCACCAAACACCGGTGTGCTTTGGTCAAACGGACAAGGTCATACCGATACTTCATTTCAAAACGGAAGACCACTTTGGCAAAACATGGGATATGTGGTTGAAGTGGATCCGCATACCGGTAAGGCAATTAAAAAACATTGGAAAATGGGACGTTACGTACATGAAGATATTCAGTTTATGAGTGATGGCACAACGGTTTATTTGACTGATGACAACAGCCCGGGTGTGTTTTTGAAATTTATTGCAACCAAACCAAATCAATATGAAGACGGGCAATTGTATGCCTATAAACAAAGTGCTGACGGGCAAGGTGGAGATTGGATAGCCTTACCAATGGACACCGTTTCACTTATTAACTGTACAAAAATTGCCATGGAAAAAGGCGCTTCTATGTTCATTCGTCATGAATGGATGCAGGAAGTGAATGGTAAAATTTATATCACTGAAACAGGTGAAGATATGTTTGACTGGACAGATGGAATAAGCAAAGGAGGTACGGTACCAGATTATGTGATGACGGGTTTACATAGACAAGGCAATGAATTTGATGATCCGTTTGGTCGTATTTTAGCGTTTGACCCACAGACAAATAGCATGAGATCATATCTTGAAGGCGGATTTTTTTCTGATTCTTCCGGCTGTTTTTCCAACCCTGATTGCATTACGTCCGTTACTCTGGGAGGAAGAACGTATTTGGTATTTTGTGAAGATATCAATGGCGCTGACAGAGGAAGGGCAGGTGCTGACAACAAAACTTTTTTCAACGAGTTGTATTTTTTAGATATGAGTATTGAAAATCCAACGGTTGATGATTTGATGCGTTTTGCGGTTACGCCCAAAGGAACTGAAGGAACCGGGGTGATATTTTTACCTGACGGATCTATGATTTTGAATATCATGCATCCGGACAAAGCAAACCCGGCACCGTTTAACAGATCATGCACCGTATTGATTGAAGGATTCAGAAAATGA
- a CDS encoding T9SS type A sorting domain-containing protein yields the protein MRKSILTLIISYLFSMSLFAQLTDTLSVMSYNLLNFPSASPERIDTLKGILQYVQPDILMVCELTSGAGGDDILFNALNVGGITSYESASFSDGPDTDNLVYYNSDKLGLKEQNVISTALRDINEYVLYYKSTDISTTTDTTFFYIYVCHLKASSGFEAERNAEVQQLKNYLSTRTNRQNVLIAGDFNFYGSDTEPAWNTLLSGSGVTIVDPINSPGHWNSNSSFASIHTQSTRTASFGGGSTGGMDDRFDFIFISPDLTNYGNDAKYVTGTYKPIGQDGLHYNDALIDAPLNTTVPLSVLYNLYNMSDHLPVFMKISVATITNDLPESLNGIKIWYDQSTDKIRFQTEQQHELNGPFSVCDLSGKIVLQQDFLNADQTLSTELLDSGLYILQMEKYQYRFKFLVP from the coding sequence ATGCGTAAATCAATTCTAACCCTCATCATCAGTTATCTATTTTCCATGAGTTTGTTCGCGCAGCTCACGGATACCTTGAGCGTGATGTCTTATAATCTATTGAATTTCCCAAGCGCTTCACCTGAACGAATTGATACATTAAAAGGAATTTTGCAATATGTTCAGCCCGATATTTTAATGGTTTGTGAACTCACCAGCGGAGCAGGCGGAGACGATATTTTATTTAACGCATTAAATGTTGGCGGCATCACCAGTTATGAATCAGCAAGTTTTTCAGACGGACCTGATACGGATAATCTGGTCTATTATAATTCAGACAAACTTGGATTGAAAGAGCAAAACGTAATTTCAACTGCCTTGCGTGACATCAATGAATATGTATTGTACTACAAAAGCACTGACATATCAACTACTACAGACACCACATTTTTTTACATTTACGTATGTCACCTTAAGGCAAGTTCAGGTTTTGAAGCAGAACGTAATGCAGAAGTACAGCAATTAAAAAATTATCTGTCAACACGCACAAACAGGCAAAATGTGTTAATTGCAGGTGATTTTAATTTTTACGGAAGCGATACTGAACCAGCGTGGAATACTTTGCTGAGCGGTTCAGGCGTTACGATTGTTGACCCTATTAACAGCCCGGGACACTGGAATTCTAATTCATCTTTTGCATCTATTCATACACAAAGCACGCGCACAGCAAGCTTTGGTGGTGGTAGCACCGGAGGTATGGATGATCGGTTTGATTTTATTTTCATTTCGCCTGATCTCACTAATTATGGCAATGATGCCAAATACGTAACAGGCACTTACAAACCTATTGGTCAGGATGGATTACACTACAACGATGCACTCATTGATGCTCCTCTTAACACAACAGTTCCCTTAAGTGTATTATATAATTTATACAACATGTCTGACCACCTACCCGTGTTTATGAAAATTTCTGTTGCAACAATTACCAATGATTTACCGGAATCATTGAACGGAATTAAAATATGGTATGATCAGTCAACCGATAAAATCAGATTTCAAACTGAACAGCAGCATGAACTCAATGGTCCTTTTTCAGTATGTGACCTGAGCGGAAAAATTGTTTTACAACAAGATTTTTTAAATGCTGATCAAACACTCAGCACTGAACTCCTTGATTCAGGATTATACATTTTACAAATGGAAAAATACCAATATCGCTTTAAGTTTTTGGTACCGTAA
- a CDS encoding toxin-antitoxin system YwqK family antitoxin: MKHISILAWIFFSGIAFAQNLTPDSGENKQTNEVKPPLCRDPRFRMVPDCENLVYVDKVNINGEDKDIVYNKKTQAVYSGRCKVCHNNGNVWMYLEYKNGWSFGIDTVYYENGNINLIRAHDTEGLGKENGTWKFYREDGSLKWEKTFVMGAADGEQRYYFADSTIEKIEMWKMGQLNGKKQEFYPGGALKKEIEYKNGKFDGMYRTYFLDGKVESEQQYINDKKTGPSSYYYETGVLFYTENHENGVLEGECKRFYMTGRKWTVENYKKGVRWGIFEEYYDDDKNTLKYSAIYKKGVVVEEHYYNEFGEEVAAPEEEKKTDTGEGEENQDGGKKKKKE; this comes from the coding sequence ATGAAACATATTTCAATTTTAGCCTGGATATTTTTTTCAGGAATTGCTTTTGCACAGAATCTCACGCCTGATTCTGGTGAAAATAAACAAACCAATGAAGTGAAACCGCCTTTGTGCCGAGATCCCCGTTTCAGAATGGTGCCTGATTGTGAAAATTTGGTCTACGTTGACAAGGTAAATATCAACGGTGAAGACAAAGATATTGTGTATAATAAAAAGACACAGGCCGTATATAGTGGTCGTTGTAAAGTATGTCACAACAATGGAAATGTATGGATGTATCTTGAATATAAAAATGGGTGGTCGTTTGGTATTGATACCGTGTACTATGAAAATGGCAATATTAACCTGATTCGCGCCCATGATACTGAAGGTTTAGGAAAAGAAAACGGTACCTGGAAATTTTACCGCGAAGATGGTTCTCTCAAATGGGAAAAAACTTTTGTAATGGGTGCTGCTGATGGTGAACAACGATATTATTTTGCTGACTCCACCATCGAAAAAATTGAAATGTGGAAAATGGGTCAGCTCAATGGAAAAAAACAAGAGTTTTATCCGGGCGGCGCTTTGAAAAAAGAAATTGAATACAAAAACGGAAAATTTGATGGCATGTATCGTACCTATTTTTTGGATGGAAAGGTAGAATCAGAACAACAATATATCAATGATAAAAAAACCGGCCCCTCATCTTATTACTATGAAACAGGGGTATTGTTTTATACTGAAAATCATGAAAACGGTGTATTGGAAGGAGAGTGCAAACGCTTTTACATGACCGGCAGAAAATGGACAGTAGAAAATTATAAAAAAGGGGTGCGCTGGGGAATTTTTGAAGAATACTATGATGATGATAAAAACACGCTAAAATACAGCGCTATCTATAAAAAAGGTGTGGTAGTTGAAGAGCATTATTACAATGAGTTTGGTGAAGAAGTTGCTGCGCCTGAAGAAGAAAAAAAGACGGATACCGGTGAAGGTGAAGAAAATCAGGATGGCGGTAAAAAGAAGAAAAAAGAATAA
- a CDS encoding acyl-CoA thioesterase produces the protein MISTKIQIRYADCDMGGHVHNAAYLHYFESSRMTFFVTDLGTDWDWKKFGFILKKNTIEYHVPVYLTDQIRIEVSCAHIGEKSFTLSYEVKDQNDVLKTYGESVVVCLDYTIGKTIPVPEKVREVLNKHRRISA, from the coding sequence ATGATTTCAACAAAAATTCAAATCAGATATGCTGATTGCGATATGGGAGGTCACGTACACAACGCTGCTTACCTTCATTATTTTGAATCTTCTCGCATGACATTTTTTGTCACAGATTTAGGCACTGATTGGGATTGGAAAAAATTTGGTTTTATCTTGAAAAAAAACACCATTGAATATCATGTGCCGGTTTATCTCACTGATCAAATCAGAATTGAAGTGAGTTGTGCTCACATTGGTGAAAAAAGTTTCACCCTTTCGTATGAGGTGAAAGATCAGAATGATGTGCTGAAAACCTATGGAGAATCAGTGGTGGTTTGTCTTGACTACACCATTGGTAAAACTATACCCGTGCCTGAAAAGGTGCGTGAAGTTTTGAACAAACATCGCCGAATTTCAGCTTAG